TAAGTCGAGGtcactatatttatttacattaatTTCAATACTTCCTCTATTATATGAACTAGTATGCTGACAGTCGTGTACACCATCagagattatcatgtgtaatagtTATCTGCCCAATTATTCCACGCGCGGCAAGGGGGCTCGAGTAGTTCAGTTAGTAATGCATCTGGCTGCTACACCAAATATCTGAGTTCAATTGTGCAATGCATTTTTTCCTAACACTCCAAGTGTGGCTTTGGATGGACAAATGGATGGACACGCCTCTTTGGATAGTAAAGATTGTTATCTCCAATAGAATGTAGTAATTCAATCATGTTAAAGTAGTATTTAAGGGTTGTCTGCTCTTCTTTAGGGTCCATTTGATGGGATACTGGCCTTCAGCCAAGGAGCCTCGTTCTTGTCTATGCTGTGTGCTATGAAAGAATCTAAAGGTGCTATCTTAGATTTGTATATCAATAAAGCTGATTAACATATTTCACTAAATATTGTAGATAAACTGGATATGcagttatatacgtatatgtggTGAAGTTACATGCATGTCTAGTTATGCATGcttttttatcaagtttttgaTCATGTATTGCtaattactatatttatatgtacacagtatatttgtattatatatatatatatatatataaactgtatatttttattacatatgTAACTAGTTATGTATATAATGACCTAGACCTTTGTACAGTACATGGTTCCATGCTTGTGTTCAAGTATCACTGGTGTATGTACTCAAGTACTGTATGTTCCCAAGTATTTTATGGTTGAAGTTCTATCACTGGCGTATGTACTCAAGTACTGTATGTTCCCAAGTATTTTATGGATGAAGTTCTATCACTGGCTTGTGTACTCGAGTACTGTATGTTCCCAAGTATTTTATGGTTGAAGTTCTATCACTGGCTTGTGTACTCGAGTACTTTATATTCCCAAGTATTTTATGGTTGAAGTTCCATCACTGGCTTGTGTACTCGAGTACTGTATATTCCCAAGTATTTTATGGTTGAAGTTCTATCACTGGCGTATGTACTCAAGTACTGTATGTTCCCAAGTATTTTATGGTTGAAGTTCTATCACTGGCTTGTGTACTCGAGTACTGTATATTCTCAAGTATTTTATGGTTGAAGTTCTATCACTGGCGTATGTACTCAAGTACTGTATATTCTCAAGTACTTTATGGATTAAGTTCTATCACTGGCTTGTGTACTCGAGTACTGTATATTCCCAAGTATTTTATGGTTGAAGTTCTATCACTGGCGTATGTACTCAAGTACTGTATATTCCCAAGTATTTTATGGTTGAAGTTCTATCACTGGCGTATGTACTCGAGTACTGTATGTTCCCAAGTATTTTATGGTTGAAGTTCTATCACTGGCGTATGTACTCAAGTACTGTATATTCCCAAgtattttatgtttgaagttttATCACTGGCATATGTGCTCGAGTACTGTATGTTCCCAAGTATTTTATGGTTGAAGTTCCATCACTGGCTTGTGTACTCGAGTACTGTATGTTCCCAAGCATTTTATGGTTGAAGTTCTACCACTGGCTGGTGTACTCGAGTTCTGTATGCTCCAAAATATTCCAGCTTTGTATAAATGAGTTATTTACTCACCACCTTGATTAGTAACCGAGAGAAGACCTACACACATTTATTTGTGTCATTTTAGAGATTTCTCTTGATGTTTCTTTTGTGATGCTCTTCGCTGGGTTTAAAAGCCGATGCTCTCCTCAccgtaaatattatagtaaagatataaaGTGCTCAACAAAGGCTCTTCTGTGCATAGGCGAGGCTGATGAAGTTATCCCCCTTGGTAAGTATCATCTGTACTGCATGTTTGATTAGAGGTAGATTGCATCATACATACTTTTTCAATTGTGTCTGCCATGAACATTAACAAATAGTTCTCGGTGTGTTGTTGCACATTTATAGTCACAGTAAAGACAAATATTAGCATGAGATCTGTTAAAGACACGGGGAGGATATTTTCTAACCAGATCATAGCTTTAATCTAAATTTTGAAGCTATAACTAATTATGTAAAAAGTGTTTAGCTAACTTTGAATATTTCGCTTAGGAGGtttatttttcattatattCTTCACTTGAAGCTAACAATCCTAAATATGCATTTTAGTACAGTGTTGTTCTTCACTTGCCATTCTATCAGCCACGTTCTGTTACAGATATGGGTAATGAATTAATTGAGCACTTCCAAGATCCCGTAGTTTTGCACCATCCCGGTGGACACTTTGTTCCTAATCAATTAGATCAGCGTAAGGCCTACAGTGAGTTTTTGGAGCAGCAGATGTCTCAAAGCTGATAACTACCCCACCTCCTATTTGTGTTCTCAGGACAGTTACCTGAGATACTCGCAATGTGACAGATTTGTTTCA
The genomic region above belongs to Watersipora subatra chromosome 1, tzWatSuba1.1, whole genome shotgun sequence and contains:
- the LOC137402523 gene encoding esterase CBG03338-like; this translates as MAANKKLKILCLHGYRQHGYAFREKTGSFRKSLKKYADFVFIDAPHEVCAEQGGGMSHAPSLGWWFSREDNYYKAIEYSDIEQGFAESVGYILKFIKENGPFDGILAFSQGASFLSMLCAMKESKEISLDVSFVMLFAGFKSRCSPHRKYYSKDIKCSTKALLCIGEADEVIPLDMGNELIEHFQDPVVLHHPGGHFVPNQLDQRKAYSEFLEQQMSQS